The following proteins are co-located in the Gossypium hirsutum isolate 1008001.06 chromosome A02, Gossypium_hirsutum_v2.1, whole genome shotgun sequence genome:
- the LOC107927443 gene encoding F-box/LRR-repeat protein At3g59210 isoform X4, translating to MAMCVEDGISSFPDHILFHILSFLPIKEAVRTSIISTKWRYLFASISTIEFDGYLMRGLTDRNVDSFKNFVDRLLKFPDQVSLDCFRLNDIVSWNDKDHNFDVSGWICAALCRGVKEIDLDLKNLGDTLPALLFTCHSLVTLKLDAVGSEIKVPSDVCLGNLKTLQLRNSVLFGDSIHRLISNCHVLEDLAFIECGFDNISEVNIQSPSLKRLVLEFDVTEGRYFNFVVVINAPNLVYFQYHAAVAKSYILSTMKSLEKADISIYQFDSIDCETSATHLIQGICNVWSLSLTIDEVIFRTSRLPIFHNLIEFKYLGVGFNGRETWLVEFLHCVPNLKTLTLNFPSLGRCGNSMEGFTYESSFLFVISPQGD from the exons ATGGCGATGTGTGTGGAAGACGGGATCAGTAGTTTTCCTGATCatattctttttcatattttgtcTTTCCTTCCCATTAAAGAAGCAGTTCGAACCTCTATTATTTCAACCAAGTGGAGATACCTCTTTGCTTCAATTTCTACCATTGAATTTGATGGTTATTTAATGCGTGGTTTGACTGACAGAAATGTTGACAGCTTCAAGAACTTTGTTGATAGGTTATTGAAATTCCCCGATCAGGTAAGTTTAGATTGCTTTAGGCTAAATGATATTGTTTCATGGAATGATAAAGATCATAATTTTGATGTTTCTGGCTGGATATGTGCTGCATTGTGCCGTGGTGTTAAGGAAATTGATTTGGACTTAAAGAATCTTGGGGATACTTTACCAGCTCTTTTATTCACTTGCCACTCACTGGTGACACTGAAATTGGATGCAGTAGGTTCTGAGATTAAGGTGCCATCTGACGTTTGTTTAGGGAATCTGAAGACTTTGCAGCTTAGAAACTCGGTACTTTTCGGTGATTCCATTCATAGGTTAATTTCCAATTGCCATGTCTTAGAAGATTTGGCTTTTATTGAATGTGGTTTTGATAATATAAGTGAGGTCAATATCCAAAGTCCTTCGCTTAAGAGATTGGTTTTAGAGTTTGATGTGACAGAAGGCAGATATTTCAATTTTGTGGTGGTGATTAATGCTCCCAATCTTGTTTATTTTCAATATCATGCCGCAGTAGCTAAAAGTTATATTTTGAGTACCATGAAGTCCCTAGAAAAAGCCGATATTAGCATCTATCAGTTTGATTCCATTGATTGTGAAACAAGTGCAACTCATCTTATTCAAGGAATTTGCAATGTATGGTCTCTAAGTTTAACCATTGATGAAGTG ATTTTCAGAACAAGTCGACTTCCTATATTTCACAACCTTATTGAATTCAAATATCTTGGTGTTGGTTTTAATGGGAGAGAAACTTGGCTTGTGGAGTTTCTACATTGTGTGCCTAATCTAAAGACACTTACCCTCAATTTTCCG agTTTAGGACGATGCGGGAACTCGATGGAAGGCTTTAcgtatgaaagttccttcttgtttGTCATTTCACCTCAAGGAGATTGA
- the LOC107927443 gene encoding FBD-associated F-box protein At5g60610 isoform X5 has translation MAMCVEDGISSFPDHILFHILSFLPIKEAVRTSIISTKWRYLFASISTIEFDGYLMRGLTDRNVDSFKNFVDRLLKFPDQEIDLDLKNLGDTLPALLFTCHSLVTLKLDAVGSEIKVPSDVCLGNLKTLQLRNSIFRTSRLPIFHNLIEFKYLGVGFNGRETWLVEFLHCVPNLKTLTLNFPDDAGTRWKALRMKVPSCLSFHLKEIEISYFDTHMIEMVSYFLDNAMVLEKLIISMAALTWRQKCEAQNKLLQLLKRSKKSLIVILYYCFILWLELISVWFGFV, from the exons ATGGCGATGTGTGTGGAAGACGGGATCAGTAGTTTTCCTGATCatattctttttcatattttgtcTTTCCTTCCCATTAAAGAAGCAGTTCGAACCTCTATTATTTCAACCAAGTGGAGATACCTCTTTGCTTCAATTTCTACCATTGAATTTGATGGTTATTTAATGCGTGGTTTGACTGACAGAAATGTTGACAGCTTCAAGAACTTTGTTGATAGGTTATTGAAATTCCCCGATCAG GAAATTGATTTGGACTTAAAGAATCTTGGGGATACTTTACCAGCTCTTTTATTCACTTGCCACTCACTGGTGACACTGAAATTGGATGCAGTAGGTTCTGAGATTAAGGTGCCATCTGACGTTTGTTTAGGGAATCTGAAGACTTTGCAGCTTAGAAACTCG ATTTTCAGAACAAGTCGACTTCCTATATTTCACAACCTTATTGAATTCAAATATCTTGGTGTTGGTTTTAATGGGAGAGAAACTTGGCTTGTGGAGTTTCTACATTGTGTGCCTAATCTAAAGACACTTACCCTCAATTTTCCG GACGATGCGGGAACTCGATGGAAGGCTTTAcgtatgaaagttccttcttgtttGTCATTTCACCTCAAGGAGATTGAAATTTCATACTTTGACACACATATGATTGAAATGGTTAGTTATTTCTTGGATAATGCAATGGTTCTGGAAAAGCTCATAATAAGTATGGCTGCCCTGACTTGGAGACAGAAATGTGAAGCGCAGAACAAATTATTGCAGTTACTAAAGCGTTCAAAGAAATCTCTAATTGTGATTTTGTACTACTGTTTTATATTATGGTTAGAACTTATCAGTGTCTGGTTTGGTTTTGTATAG
- the LOC121216161 gene encoding uncharacterized protein, with protein sequence MGYLNGKVSGKLKKLKGALRKWNGEERYTLDRRFNEIEARIRCLDECSDVRDLSKLELEELKNLNLELGVFSRFKESIWRQKSRMTWLKVGDSNIAFFHRAVKFKAKRKTVYGMKIGNEWLSDPKALKAKMFNFFRNHFSYHSRKWSMDLEFNFKRLRDIDVASLEKPFSMEEIKEVVWSYDENKAPGPDGFNLCYFRKCWEVVKEDLFEMMVKFFNSGKLEKSINSSFIALIPKNDNPQDILEFRPIFWRKGGAEEYLLFKLDFAKAYNCLRWDFLELILLKMGFGESWTGWMVEYVSSARAVMLVNGAVTNEFRLHRGLRQGDPLSPFLFILVTEVLHLLFEKAEELGMIEGIKDILPGRFPIFSCR encoded by the exons ATGGGTTATCTGAATGGTAAGGTGTCTGGAAAATTGAAGAAACTCAAAGGTGCCCTTAGAAAATGGAATGGGGAAGAAAGATATACCTTAGATAGAAGGTTTAATGAAATCGAAGCTAGAATTAGGTGCTTGGATGAGTGCAGCGATGTTAGAGATCTTTCTAAGTTGGAATTGGAAGAGTTGAAGAATTTGAATCTTGAATTAGGAGTGTTTAGTAGATTCAAGGAGTCCATTTGGAGGCAAAAATCGAGAATGACATGGCTGAAGGTGGGAGATTCAAACATAGCTTTTTTTCATAGAGCGGTTAAGTTTAAAGCTAAAAGAAAGACTGTCTATGGTATGAAAATTGGAAACGAGTGGCTTAGTGATCCAAAGGCTTTGAAGGCGAAAATGTTTAACTTTTTTAGAAATCATTTTAGCTATCACTCGAGGAAGTGGAGTATGGATTTGGAGTTTAATTTTAAAAGGCTGAGGGATATTGATGTCGCGAGCTTGGAGAAACCCTTCTCAATGGAGGAGATTAAGGAGGTGGTGTGGAGTTACGATGAAAACAAAGCACCGGGTCCGGATGGATtcaatttatgttattttagaaAATGTTGGGAGGTTGTTAAGGAGGATTTATTTGAGATGATGGTTAAGTTTTTTAATTCCGGTAAATTGGAAAAGAGTATTAATTCGTCTTTTATTGCGTTGATACCTAAAAATGATAATCCGCAGGATATTTTAGAATTTAGACCGATTTTTTG GCGTAAGGGTGGAGCGGAGGAATACTTGTTGTTTAAGCTAGATTTTGCTAAAGCTTACAATTGTCTGAGGTGGGATTTTCTGGAACTAATCTTGTTGAAGATGGGTTTTGGTGAGAGTTGGACGGGCTGGATGGTGGAATATGTGTCTTCGGCGAGGGCTGTGATGCTAGTTAATGGAGCGGTTACTAATGAGTTTAGATTACATAGAGGTCTTCGACAAGGGGATCCTTTGTCCCCGTTTTTATTTATTCTGGTTACGGAAGTTTTGCACTTGTTGTTTGAGAAAGCAGAGGAATTGGGGATGATTGAGGGGATTAAGGATATTCTTCCTGGTCGATTTCCCATCTTCAGTTGCAGATGA
- the LOC107927443 gene encoding putative FBD-associated F-box protein At5g56700 isoform X2, whose product MAMCVEDGISSFPDHILFHILSFLPIKEAVRTSIISTKWRYLFASISTIEFDGYLMRGLTDRNVDSFKNFVDRLLKFPDQEIDLDLKNLGDTLPALLFTCHSLVTLKLDAVGSEIKVPSDVCLGNLKTLQLRNSVLFGDSIHRLISNCHVLEDLAFIECGFDNISEVNIQSPSLKRLVLEFDVTEGRYFNFVVVINAPNLVYFQYHAAVAKSYILSTMKSLEKADISIYQFDSIDCETSATHLIQGICNVWSLSLTIDEVIFRTSRLPIFHNLIEFKYLGVGFNGRETWLVEFLHCVPNLKTLTLNFPDDAGTRWKALRMKVPSCLSFHLKEIEISYFDTHMIEMVSYFLDNAMVLEKLIISMAALTWRQKCEAQNKLLQLLKRSKKSLIVILYYCFILWLELISVWFGFV is encoded by the exons ATGGCGATGTGTGTGGAAGACGGGATCAGTAGTTTTCCTGATCatattctttttcatattttgtcTTTCCTTCCCATTAAAGAAGCAGTTCGAACCTCTATTATTTCAACCAAGTGGAGATACCTCTTTGCTTCAATTTCTACCATTGAATTTGATGGTTATTTAATGCGTGGTTTGACTGACAGAAATGTTGACAGCTTCAAGAACTTTGTTGATAGGTTATTGAAATTCCCCGATCAG GAAATTGATTTGGACTTAAAGAATCTTGGGGATACTTTACCAGCTCTTTTATTCACTTGCCACTCACTGGTGACACTGAAATTGGATGCAGTAGGTTCTGAGATTAAGGTGCCATCTGACGTTTGTTTAGGGAATCTGAAGACTTTGCAGCTTAGAAACTCGGTACTTTTCGGTGATTCCATTCATAGGTTAATTTCCAATTGCCATGTCTTAGAAGATTTGGCTTTTATTGAATGTGGTTTTGATAATATAAGTGAGGTCAATATCCAAAGTCCTTCGCTTAAGAGATTGGTTTTAGAGTTTGATGTGACAGAAGGCAGATATTTCAATTTTGTGGTGGTGATTAATGCTCCCAATCTTGTTTATTTTCAATATCATGCCGCAGTAGCTAAAAGTTATATTTTGAGTACCATGAAGTCCCTAGAAAAAGCCGATATTAGCATCTATCAGTTTGATTCCATTGATTGTGAAACAAGTGCAACTCATCTTATTCAAGGAATTTGCAATGTATGGTCTCTAAGTTTAACCATTGATGAAGTG ATTTTCAGAACAAGTCGACTTCCTATATTTCACAACCTTATTGAATTCAAATATCTTGGTGTTGGTTTTAATGGGAGAGAAACTTGGCTTGTGGAGTTTCTACATTGTGTGCCTAATCTAAAGACACTTACCCTCAATTTTCCG GACGATGCGGGAACTCGATGGAAGGCTTTAcgtatgaaagttccttcttgtttGTCATTTCACCTCAAGGAGATTGAAATTTCATACTTTGACACACATATGATTGAAATGGTTAGTTATTTCTTGGATAATGCAATGGTTCTGGAAAAGCTCATAATAAGTATGGCTGCCCTGACTTGGAGACAGAAATGTGAAGCGCAGAACAAATTATTGCAGTTACTAAAGCGTTCAAAGAAATCTCTAATTGTGATTTTGTACTACTGTTTTATATTATGGTTAGAACTTATCAGTGTCTGGTTTGGTTTTGTATAG
- the LOC107927334 gene encoding uncharacterized protein DDB_G0280579 isoform X2, which yields MEKNQAYKAMQRPKHGSSAGPEDMEDAMRSKVKSWDCSSSSSSSSDSDSSSSSESSSSDDEEKGSRILKSKSRRKKKKKSKSTKNKSSTS from the exons ATGGAGAAAAACCAAGCTTACAAAGCTATGCAAAGACCAAAGCATGGCTCTTCTGCTGGACCTGAAGACATGGAAGATGCCATG CGGTCAAAAGTGAAGTCTTGGGACTGTAGCTCAAGTTCCTCCTCCTCTTCTGACTCTGATTCATCATCGTCCTCAGAATCTTCGAGTAGCGATGATGAAGAGAAAGGATCAAGAATATTGAAGTCAAAATctagaagaaagaagaaaaagaagagcaaATCAACAAAAAATAAGAGCTCAACAAGCTGA
- the LOC107927443 gene encoding putative FBD-associated F-box protein At5g56700 isoform X3 translates to MRGLTDRNVDSFKNFVDRLLKFPDQVSLDCFRLNDIVSWNDKDHNFDVSGWICAALCRGVKEIDLDLKNLGDTLPALLFTCHSLVTLKLDAVGSEIKVPSDVCLGNLKTLQLRNSVLFGDSIHRLISNCHVLEDLAFIECGFDNISEVNIQSPSLKRLVLEFDVTEGRYFNFVVVINAPNLVYFQYHAAVAKSYILSTMKSLEKADISIYQFDSIDCETSATHLIQGICNVWSLSLTIDEVIFRTSRLPIFHNLIEFKYLGVGFNGRETWLVEFLHCVPNLKTLTLNFPDDAGTRWKALRMKVPSCLSFHLKEIEISYFDTHMIEMVSYFLDNAMVLEKLIISMAALTWRQKCEAQNKLLQLLKRSKKSLIVILYYCFILWLELISVWFGFV, encoded by the exons ATGCGTGGTTTGACTGACAGAAATGTTGACAGCTTCAAGAACTTTGTTGATAGGTTATTGAAATTCCCCGATCAGGTAAGTTTAGATTGCTTTAGGCTAAATGATATTGTTTCATGGAATGATAAAGATCATAATTTTGATGTTTCTGGCTGGATATGTGCTGCATTGTGCCGTGGTGTTAAGGAAATTGATTTGGACTTAAAGAATCTTGGGGATACTTTACCAGCTCTTTTATTCACTTGCCACTCACTGGTGACACTGAAATTGGATGCAGTAGGTTCTGAGATTAAGGTGCCATCTGACGTTTGTTTAGGGAATCTGAAGACTTTGCAGCTTAGAAACTCGGTACTTTTCGGTGATTCCATTCATAGGTTAATTTCCAATTGCCATGTCTTAGAAGATTTGGCTTTTATTGAATGTGGTTTTGATAATATAAGTGAGGTCAATATCCAAAGTCCTTCGCTTAAGAGATTGGTTTTAGAGTTTGATGTGACAGAAGGCAGATATTTCAATTTTGTGGTGGTGATTAATGCTCCCAATCTTGTTTATTTTCAATATCATGCCGCAGTAGCTAAAAGTTATATTTTGAGTACCATGAAGTCCCTAGAAAAAGCCGATATTAGCATCTATCAGTTTGATTCCATTGATTGTGAAACAAGTGCAACTCATCTTATTCAAGGAATTTGCAATGTATGGTCTCTAAGTTTAACCATTGATGAAGTG ATTTTCAGAACAAGTCGACTTCCTATATTTCACAACCTTATTGAATTCAAATATCTTGGTGTTGGTTTTAATGGGAGAGAAACTTGGCTTGTGGAGTTTCTACATTGTGTGCCTAATCTAAAGACACTTACCCTCAATTTTCCG GACGATGCGGGAACTCGATGGAAGGCTTTAcgtatgaaagttccttcttgtttGTCATTTCACCTCAAGGAGATTGAAATTTCATACTTTGACACACATATGATTGAAATGGTTAGTTATTTCTTGGATAATGCAATGGTTCTGGAAAAGCTCATAATAAGTATGGCTGCCCTGACTTGGAGACAGAAATGTGAAGCGCAGAACAAATTATTGCAGTTACTAAAGCGTTCAAAGAAATCTCTAATTGTGATTTTGTACTACTGTTTTATATTATGGTTAGAACTTATCAGTGTCTGGTTTGGTTTTGTATAG
- the LOC107927416 gene encoding mitogen-activated protein kinase homolog NTF4-like — translation MVNSSSGSVLNSETNEEVALKKLANAFDNLIYAKRILREIKMLLQMDHENVIAIRDIIPPPRIECFNDVYIAYELMDIDLHQVIHSSQALSEEHCQYIHSANVLHRDLKPSNLLLNANCDLKICDYGMARVTSESCFMTEYVGTRWHRAPETVAELFNYSAAVDVWSVGCIFMELMDRKPLFPGGDDVHQLRLLLEVNSFYPPTSMKLS, via the exons ATGGTAAACTCTTCTTCTGGTTCTGTGTTGAATTCCGAGACAAATGAAGAAGTGGCATTGAAGAAGCTAGCGAATGCATTTGATAACCTAATTTATGCAAAGAGAATTCTTCGTGAGATCAAGATGCTTCTTCAAATGGACCATGAAAAC GTAATTGCGATCAGGGATATAATCCCACCACCCAGAATAGAATGCTTTAATGATGTTTATATTGCTTATGAGCTGATGGACATTGACCTGCATCAGGTAATCCATTCTAGTCAAGCTTTATCAGAAGAGCATTGTCAG TATATACACTCTGCAAATGTTCTTCACAGGGACTTGAAGCCTAGCAACCTTCTCTTGAATGCTAATTGTGACctgaaaatatgtgattatggaatgGCTCGTGTCACCTCCGAAAGTTGTTTTATGACAGAATATGTTGGTACAAGATGGCATCGTGCACCTGAAACTGTTGCTGAACTCTTCAATTATAGTGCAGCGGTTGATGTATGGTCAGTGGGTTGCATTTTTATGGAACTGATGGATCGGAAGCCATTATTTCCTGGAGGAGATGATGTGCATCAGCTGCGATTGCTTTTGGAGGTAAACTCTTTTTATCCTCCAACTAGTATGAAACTATCTTAA
- the LOC107927443 gene encoding FBD-associated F-box protein At5g60610 isoform X6: MAMCVEDGISSFPDHILFHILSFLPIKEAVRTSIISTKWRYLFASISTIEFDGYLMRGLTDRNVDSFKNFVDRLLKFPDQEIDLDLKNLGDTLPALLFTCHSLVTLKLDAVGSEIKVPSDVCLGNLKTLQLRNSIFRTSRLPIFHNLIEFKYLGVGFNGRETWLVEFLHCVPNLKTLTLNFPSLGRCGNSMEGFTYESSFLFVISPQGD; encoded by the exons ATGGCGATGTGTGTGGAAGACGGGATCAGTAGTTTTCCTGATCatattctttttcatattttgtcTTTCCTTCCCATTAAAGAAGCAGTTCGAACCTCTATTATTTCAACCAAGTGGAGATACCTCTTTGCTTCAATTTCTACCATTGAATTTGATGGTTATTTAATGCGTGGTTTGACTGACAGAAATGTTGACAGCTTCAAGAACTTTGTTGATAGGTTATTGAAATTCCCCGATCAG GAAATTGATTTGGACTTAAAGAATCTTGGGGATACTTTACCAGCTCTTTTATTCACTTGCCACTCACTGGTGACACTGAAATTGGATGCAGTAGGTTCTGAGATTAAGGTGCCATCTGACGTTTGTTTAGGGAATCTGAAGACTTTGCAGCTTAGAAACTCG ATTTTCAGAACAAGTCGACTTCCTATATTTCACAACCTTATTGAATTCAAATATCTTGGTGTTGGTTTTAATGGGAGAGAAACTTGGCTTGTGGAGTTTCTACATTGTGTGCCTAATCTAAAGACACTTACCCTCAATTTTCCG agTTTAGGACGATGCGGGAACTCGATGGAAGGCTTTAcgtatgaaagttccttcttgtttGTCATTTCACCTCAAGGAGATTGA
- the LOC107927334 gene encoding uncharacterized protein DDB_G0280579 isoform X1: MEKNQAYKAMQRPKHGSSAGPEDMEDAMPQVMQRSKVKSWDCSSSSSSSSDSDSSSSSESSSSDDEEKGSRILKSKSRRKKKKKSKSTKNKSSTS, encoded by the exons ATGGAGAAAAACCAAGCTTACAAAGCTATGCAAAGACCAAAGCATGGCTCTTCTGCTGGACCTGAAGACATGGAAGATGCCATG CCTCAAGTCATGCAGCGGTCAAAAGTGAAGTCTTGGGACTGTAGCTCAAGTTCCTCCTCCTCTTCTGACTCTGATTCATCATCGTCCTCAGAATCTTCGAGTAGCGATGATGAAGAGAAAGGATCAAGAATATTGAAGTCAAAATctagaagaaagaagaaaaagaagagcaaATCAACAAAAAATAAGAGCTCAACAAGCTGA
- the LOC107927498 gene encoding mitogen-activated protein kinase homolog MMK1: MEGGGPPQAADTEMAEQPNPQNHQQQPPQMAIGLENIPATLSHGGRFIQYNIFGNIFEVTAKYKPPIMPIGKGAYGIVCSALNSETNEQVALKKIANAFDNKIDAKRTLREIKLLRHMDHENVVAIRDIIPPPKRECFNDVYIAYELMDTDLHQIIRSNQALSEEHCQYFLYQILRGLKYIHSANVLHRDLKPSNLLLNANCDLKICDFGLARVTSESDFMTEYVVTRWYRAPELLLNSSDYTAAIDVWSVGCIFMELMDRKPLFPGRDHVHQLRLLIELIGTPSEAELGFLNANARRYIQQLPLYHRQSFTEKFPTVHPLAIDLVEKMLTFDPRLRITVEDALAHPYLSSLHDLSDEPVCMTPFNFDFEQHALTEEQMKELIYREALAFSPEYVQP; this comes from the exons ATGGAAGGCGGTGGACCACCACAGGCGGCGGACACTGAGATGGCGGAGCAACCCAACCCACAAAACCACCAGCAACAGCCGCCACAAATGGCAATTGGGTTGGAGAATATCCCGGCAACTCTTAGCCATGGCGGGAGGTTTATTCAGTATAATATATTCGGTAACATTTTTGAGGTCACTGCTAAATATAAACCTCCTATTATGCCCATTGGTAAAGGAGCCTATGGTATCGTATG TTCTGCGTTGAATTCCGAGACAAATGAACAAGTGGCGTTGAAGAAGATAGCGAATGCTTTTGATAACAAAATTGATGCTAAGAGAACTCTTCGTGAGATCAAATTGCTTCGTCACATGGATCATGAAAAC GTAGTTGCAATCAGGGATATAATCCCGCCACCAAAGAGAGAATGCTTTAATGATGTTTATATTGCATATGAGCTGATGGATACTGACTTGCATCAGATAATCCGTTCAAATCAAGCTTTATCAGAAGAGCATTGTCAG TATTTTCTTTATCAAATCTTACGCGGGCTGAAGTATATACATTCTGCAAATGTTCTGCACAGGGACTTGAAACCTAGCAACCTTCTCTTGAATGCTAATTGTGACTTGAAAATATGTGATTTTGGACTGGCTCGTGTCACCTCCGAAAGTGATTTTATGACAGAATATGTTGTTACAAGATGGTATCGTGCACCGGAACTGTTGCTAAACTCTTCAGATTATACTGCTGCTATTGATGTATGGTCAGTAGGTTGCATTTTTATGGAATTGATGGATCGGAAGCCATTATTTCCTGGACGAGATCATGTGCATCAGCTGCGATTGCTTATTGAG CTGATTGGCACCCCATCAGAGGCTGAGTTGGGGTTTTTGAATGCAAATGCCAGGAGATACATCCAGCAACTTCCTCTTTATCACCGACAATCTTTCACCGAAAAGTTTCCAACCGTCCACCCCTTAGCTATTGATCTTGTTGAAAAGATGTTGACATTTGATCCTAGACTAAGGATTACCG TTGAGGATGCACTAGCTCATCCTTACCTATCATCGCTGCATGACCTAAGCGATGAGCCTGTCTGCATGACCCCATTTAACTTCGACTTCGAGCAACATGCATTAACCGAGGAACAGATGAAGGAGCTAATATATCGGGAAGCGCTTGCATTCAGCCCGGAATATGTGCAACCGTGA
- the LOC107927443 gene encoding putative FBD-associated F-box protein At5g56700 isoform X1: MAMCVEDGISSFPDHILFHILSFLPIKEAVRTSIISTKWRYLFASISTIEFDGYLMRGLTDRNVDSFKNFVDRLLKFPDQVSLDCFRLNDIVSWNDKDHNFDVSGWICAALCRGVKEIDLDLKNLGDTLPALLFTCHSLVTLKLDAVGSEIKVPSDVCLGNLKTLQLRNSVLFGDSIHRLISNCHVLEDLAFIECGFDNISEVNIQSPSLKRLVLEFDVTEGRYFNFVVVINAPNLVYFQYHAAVAKSYILSTMKSLEKADISIYQFDSIDCETSATHLIQGICNVWSLSLTIDEVIFRTSRLPIFHNLIEFKYLGVGFNGRETWLVEFLHCVPNLKTLTLNFPDDAGTRWKALRMKVPSCLSFHLKEIEISYFDTHMIEMVSYFLDNAMVLEKLIISMAALTWRQKCEAQNKLLQLLKRSKKSLIVILYYCFILWLELISVWFGFV; the protein is encoded by the exons ATGGCGATGTGTGTGGAAGACGGGATCAGTAGTTTTCCTGATCatattctttttcatattttgtcTTTCCTTCCCATTAAAGAAGCAGTTCGAACCTCTATTATTTCAACCAAGTGGAGATACCTCTTTGCTTCAATTTCTACCATTGAATTTGATGGTTATTTAATGCGTGGTTTGACTGACAGAAATGTTGACAGCTTCAAGAACTTTGTTGATAGGTTATTGAAATTCCCCGATCAGGTAAGTTTAGATTGCTTTAGGCTAAATGATATTGTTTCATGGAATGATAAAGATCATAATTTTGATGTTTCTGGCTGGATATGTGCTGCATTGTGCCGTGGTGTTAAGGAAATTGATTTGGACTTAAAGAATCTTGGGGATACTTTACCAGCTCTTTTATTCACTTGCCACTCACTGGTGACACTGAAATTGGATGCAGTAGGTTCTGAGATTAAGGTGCCATCTGACGTTTGTTTAGGGAATCTGAAGACTTTGCAGCTTAGAAACTCGGTACTTTTCGGTGATTCCATTCATAGGTTAATTTCCAATTGCCATGTCTTAGAAGATTTGGCTTTTATTGAATGTGGTTTTGATAATATAAGTGAGGTCAATATCCAAAGTCCTTCGCTTAAGAGATTGGTTTTAGAGTTTGATGTGACAGAAGGCAGATATTTCAATTTTGTGGTGGTGATTAATGCTCCCAATCTTGTTTATTTTCAATATCATGCCGCAGTAGCTAAAAGTTATATTTTGAGTACCATGAAGTCCCTAGAAAAAGCCGATATTAGCATCTATCAGTTTGATTCCATTGATTGTGAAACAAGTGCAACTCATCTTATTCAAGGAATTTGCAATGTATGGTCTCTAAGTTTAACCATTGATGAAGTG ATTTTCAGAACAAGTCGACTTCCTATATTTCACAACCTTATTGAATTCAAATATCTTGGTGTTGGTTTTAATGGGAGAGAAACTTGGCTTGTGGAGTTTCTACATTGTGTGCCTAATCTAAAGACACTTACCCTCAATTTTCCG GACGATGCGGGAACTCGATGGAAGGCTTTAcgtatgaaagttccttcttgtttGTCATTTCACCTCAAGGAGATTGAAATTTCATACTTTGACACACATATGATTGAAATGGTTAGTTATTTCTTGGATAATGCAATGGTTCTGGAAAAGCTCATAATAAGTATGGCTGCCCTGACTTGGAGACAGAAATGTGAAGCGCAGAACAAATTATTGCAGTTACTAAAGCGTTCAAAGAAATCTCTAATTGTGATTTTGTACTACTGTTTTATATTATGGTTAGAACTTATCAGTGTCTGGTTTGGTTTTGTATAG